The DNA segment TATCCTTTATAATaaaggcaaaaaaaataaaaagaagaagaaagaactAACAATGCAACACCGTAACGGGCATCAAGCTTTATGTATGGCACATATATGCATCCTAAAAAATGCCATTATACATGGGgtgtgagagagggttcttgggagattagagatggtatacaagggttgggcttgggttcaagttgtattcttgtatagggttttcctctcataataaagaataggtttctctccgtggatgtaggctcaatggtggagccgaaccacgttaaatattgtgtgtcgtttatctttcatgcttgtggcTTGTTTCTCATTCAATTGTTATGCatttgatatctcaatagttgtttattCTGCATTTGGATCCTAACATATACGCATATTAAATAGGTGCTCTGAAGACTTAATTTACTTGTATCCATAAAATAAAAGGACTTGTGATACTTTTTAAAAGACTCATAGTATCaatttattatattttgttttatGTTTGAAGTACTCTCTAAACTtggattttgtaaaaaaaaaaattattcttctttcttttagtaaataaaaaaataaggaaTATTTCATTTTTGTAACTGCTAGCATGTTTGATATTATTTATTAATGATGAAATGCAATGCAATTTGTCCATTTATTAGAGAAGAGTGTAATTTTGGCATCACAAAAACTAATATCATTTTTTGCTTATATTATTAATAACTAAGattcaatatattttttttataatttataaataaaatttgttcaTCTTTTTTCGATTTCATTCACTATAACTCAAGGGAATGTTTTTCATAATTGTTGGCATAATTGATATTAATTATTGACAGAATGTAATGAATTGGTTgttctttttttggtttaattcaCCAGAATCAAGAACATTAAAGACTTATCATACTTTTTATATCATAATAGATTTATCCCATGTAAGTTCAAAAAGCGAGTATCGTAATTAAAGTAGAAAACAGGAAATTAACATGCTAACCACAAATTGAACTATTGGTTCAAGTTACAACTGCATCGCACCTTTATAGTGAAACTAGTTTTTTCAGCCTCACGCAATGCGTGAGGATGCCTTGAGTCTATGTTAATCAAGATCAAATGAAGGCAAGTGGATTAATGTAAAATGGTTATATATTTAATACATGATAGGTGTTAATAAATGTGGAGAATTTGACTTTAGGTAAATTGAATATTGTTGTTACTCGTTTACTCATATGATTTGTAATTTTCTCTTAGATAGTCAGTCTTTGGCTTAAGATCTTTGCGATGTACAAGTACATACAAATATCATAAATATGGTGACGCTGATCACTTTTAAAATTATGCATACACTATTTGTATCTAATCAAGAATGAAATAAGTTTAAACAAGATCAGCTAGGTGAGAGTATGAAGACTTCACCTTGTAAAACCGCCAAATCCAGGTTTTGAATTGGAGAAAGAAACACATCCAATATGTTGCTTTTCGGATGGCTTTCTCTCAAGATTACATAGGCAAGAGAGCTAAAACTCTAAGTGAAGAAAATACGAATAAAAGTATCTAAAGCTAAAGGTTAGGTAGTACAttatttttctgaaatttcttatcaagaattagttcaaacaTGTTCAATAAATCTTTTCTTGTTATACATAATAGTGATTAAGGCACACTCAGATGTGTATATAACTAATTAGAAtaaaaatatttgtaataataattcTCTTATAAAAGTGAAGTATTATAGGGAAAACAAGTGCACGGGCTTAATTTGGGTGATGTtaataaagaaaaattgaagaaatgtGTGTCAAATATAGTAGATAAACATGGAGAAATTGAACGTAAAAATATGGGAAGATTCGAAGTTATagtaaaattgttgttttattattttgttacaGAATAAATCCATTTTATCCTTTATAATaaaggcaaaaaaaataaaaagaagaaaaaagaactaACAATGCAACACCGTAACGGGCATCAAGCTTTATGTATAGCACATATATGCATCCTAAAAAATGCCACTGGAGGGAGAGGGGAAAGAATTCTAGCGTCTAAACTCTGGAGCAAGAGGGCAAGCCCAAACAAATGCCTATGAAATGCCACTGGAATTGTGGAAATTTACAGCATAACCAGTCTATCTGCCTATGAAAACGCCACCGAAGTTGAAATAACCGGATAACCGGTCCATGAGCACTGTAGCAACTCCAACTCGCACTTTTAGTATAGTGAGGATTAACCCCTGTAAGTTGAAATAGTTGTGATGCCTAATAAGTGATTTTGCACAAAAATTATTTGGGCCAGCCCTTGAGTCCACAATTATATTATATCCATAACACTGTTGTACCTCATGATTACTGCAAAACTCAAAAACTCAGGACATGCACATGTTGCACCCTGTGATTACTCCACAAGACGTTAAACAGCTAAACCAAAACAAAAGTTCACGAAATATACATATAGAACCAAACTTGCACTCATGTGCTCTTCCAAGCTAAAACCTGAACAAAAGGCAACTCAATATCAAAGCGAACTTGCTCTTCTTCATGTGCACTTCCAGGTTGACAAAGGTGGAGTTTCAGAATTTTGCCAAGTGCTAATTTCAGGCCCGTATCTCTCACCCTTGACTCCAGCCGAAGCAATAGATTCAAGTTCCGCCATTTCCTCTGCCGACAGTTTTACAGACAAAGCTCCAATATTCTGATTGAGGTTCTCAATCTTGGTAGTGCCGGGTATGGGGCAAACATCTTTGCCTTGGTGATGGACCCAGGCCAAAGCTAGCTGTGATGGAGTACAACCCTTCCTTGAAGCAATGGCATTGACCTGCTGGTACAAGTTCTTGTTGTGCTCCAAATTCTCTGCTTGAAACCTTGGCATATACTGCATTGTACGAATTTCGAAATTTAAGCAACTGTAATCCCAGAAATTCAAAAGGGAAATGAAGACAATATGATTATCGATAGTATTGTTTGAGGTGTACAAAGTTCAGGGGAAAGAACAATCCAGTAAGGTGGTTTGGATATAAGAAACATCAATTGCAGAAGGTAGATCCTGAGATACATTTCCCATTAAAGAGGAAACTCAAATTAGAAATCCAATACATTTTCATACTATCTAGACAGTATTATCAAGTGAACTTGTGACCAACCAAACTCAGTTAGAGGATGtatagaaaagggaaaaaaaaaacaatttgaGAGGACAATATATAACTTTTGTGCCTAAGACCAGACGATGACATTGCAATGCAAGTCCATTTCCCCTCAAAATTGTAAAGAGAATATTCCTAAAAAATGCCattgtttcttcctttttttttcatgtctAGGATGTTCTTGCACCATAAAATAGAACACTCCTACTGCTTGTGATATTTGCCAACACTAGTGCTATCTTCAAATTCAAACTAAATACAGAGCTCACAATTACTATCCTGTCTGTGCAGAAGGTTCAGTTTCTAACAATGCCAAGAACTGCATTTAATGGAATCCAAGACTACAAGACTTGTCAGATAGAAAAAAGCTTGTTGCGTCGCTTTGTTGGATAGAAGTTAATTAAATTAGAAAGTTATAGAAAAGCTCAACCAAATTATTGGACATCAAATAGTGCAGCAACATGGAACAGATAGACAAGAATAGGGATATTGAGCAACGTTGCTGCTGAATGTGGTAAAATGGATGACTGAGGTTTTCATACTAACCATAAATATACTACACTAGATATTACTAATCTTTTTGGATACGCACAAACCTTTCGGAGGTCACCTTCAGCCAAATTCTCGATCAGCTTTGGACCTGATGAGAAGAAACCTCTTCCAAGTGGACTGTATGCAACAATCCCTATGCCAAGCTCTCTGAAAGATTATACCAAAAACTGAATTGAGAACTTCATATTTCTTCTAGACCATGTAGAAAATGCAGCAGAATATATGCAGTACCTGCAAGTGGGAATAATCTCTTCCTCGACATCTCTGGTCCACAATGACCACTCCAACTGTACAGCTGTTATTGGATGAACAGAATG comes from the Coffea eugenioides isolate CCC68of unplaced genomic scaffold, Ceug_1.0 ScVebR1_1760;HRSCAF=2672, whole genome shotgun sequence genome and includes:
- the LOC113755804 gene encoding probable aldo-keto reductase 2; its protein translation is MASSVVEEARVPRIKLGSQGFEVSAQGLGCMGMAGFYGPPKPEPDMIKLIHYAISRGITHLDTSDVYGPHTNEILIGKALMEGMREKVELATKFAVTYEDGNFNICGDPAYVRAACEASLKRLGVDCIDLYYQHRIDTYVPIEITIGELKKLVEEGRIKYIGLSEASASTIRRAHSVHPITAVQLEWSLWTRDVEEEIIPTCRELGIGIVAYSPLGRGFFSSGPKLIENLAEGDLRKYMPRFQAENLEHNKNLYQQVNAIASRKGCTPSQLALAWVHHQGKDVCPIPGTTKIENLNQNIGALSVKLSAEEMAELESIASAGVKGERYGPEISTWQNSETPPLSTWKCT